In the genome of Dermacentor silvarum isolate Dsil-2018 chromosome 1, BIME_Dsil_1.4, whole genome shotgun sequence, one region contains:
- the LOC119456012 gene encoding protein GVQW3-like, with protein sequence MTERLEQRYSIKFCQKLGGSQVETIWKIQTAFGDDAMSSTQIKKWYNLFKDGRTSVESEPRSGRPSTCRNDQVIVEVNALVMRDCRATIREIAKEVGISTFSAHSIMIEDLAMKRVAAKFMPKLLTVEQEQCRVEVSQDMLDSTNNEPNFMNTIITGDESWYDGYDLERVSRVRV encoded by the coding sequence atgacggagcgactggagcagcgctacagcatcaaattttgccagaaactgggtggcagtcaagtggaaaccatttggaagattcagacggctttcggtgacgatgctatgagcagcacacagattaagaaGTGGTACAACCtctttaaagacggccgcacatcggtggagagtgagccacgctccggtcggccatcaacatgccgaaatgaccaggtcattgtcGAAGTGAATGCTTTGGTGATGCGGGACTGTCGTgcgactatccgagaaattgcgaaagaggtgggcatcagcactttttctgcacattccattatgattgaagatttggccatgaagagagttgcggcaaAATTCATGCCGAAGCTTCTCACGGTGGAGCAAGAGCAATgccgtgttgaagtctcacaggacatgctggattccacaaacaatGAACCcaacttcatgaacaccataatcactggtgacgagtcttggtaTGACGGGTATGACCTGGAACGTGTATCTCGTGTACGGGTatga